A region from the uncultured Macellibacteroides sp. genome encodes:
- the uvrA gene encoding excinuclease ABC subunit UvrA — MHDANNIEIKGARINNLKNIDVEIPRDKLVVITGLSGSGKSSLAFDTLYAEGQRRYVESLSSYARQFLGRMGKPECDYIKGIPPAIAIQQKVNTRNPRSTVGTSTEIYEYLRLLYARIGKTISPSSGEEVKKHQVSDVVAWVLSFPEGTRFSVYTPVVLPEGRSMKEQLEILQKEGYTRLEIDENVYRIPEVMADEVLLKSEAIQLLIDRLTVAADKPFKNRLGDSVETAFFEGHGSCLVKMYAEEGIQTKEFSRKFEADGIIFEEPTDMMFSFNNPLGACPVCEGFGKIMGIDEDLVVPDKSRSLYEGAVMCWKGEKMGEWLTAFINDSAKYNFPIHRPYYELSEKEHDLLWHGARGVHGIDDFFSFVEENLYKIQYRVMHARYRGKTTCPSCKGARLKPQALYVQVGGKNISQIVCLPINEAKSFFDNLVLDETDVAVSKRLLTEIDSRLQFLLDVGLGYLTLDRLSNSLSGGESQRINLATSLGSSLVGSLYILDEPSIGLHSRDTDLLIKVLRQLEELGNTVVIVEHDEEIIRAADYIIDIGPKAGRLGGEVVYQGDISNLQLNSNSYTVRYLTGEDRLELPPFRRKWNNFIEIKGARLHNLKGVDVKFPLNVMTVVTGVSGSGKSSLVRDIFYEGVKHYLDDAPLGVPCVSLTGDLKLVKAIEFVDQNSIGKSSRSNPVTYIGAYDEIRKLFAEQPLARQLNFTPAFFSFNKEGGRCEECKGEGKITVEMQFMADITLECEECKGKRFKADLLDVEYRGNNIYQVLEMTVDQAIEFFESDPQSDAKKVIKKLKPLQDVGLGYIKLGQASSTLSGGENQRVKLAYYLSQESKLATLFVFDEPTTGLHFHDIKTLLKAFNALIENGHTVIIIEHNMDVIKCADYLIDLGPEGGKEGGKLVCAGTPEEVAACETSYTGIYLKEKLKQ, encoded by the coding sequence ATGCACGACGCAAATAATATAGAGATAAAAGGAGCGCGCATCAATAATTTGAAAAATATTGATGTGGAAATTCCCCGGGATAAGTTAGTCGTAATTACCGGGTTGTCTGGTTCCGGAAAGTCATCGCTTGCATTCGACACCTTGTATGCAGAGGGACAACGACGTTATGTGGAAAGTCTTTCTTCCTATGCGCGACAGTTCCTGGGCAGAATGGGTAAACCAGAATGCGACTATATCAAAGGAATACCCCCCGCCATTGCCATACAACAGAAAGTGAATACACGAAACCCTCGTTCTACTGTTGGAACTTCTACCGAAATATATGAATATCTTCGGCTGCTGTATGCCCGTATCGGGAAGACCATCTCTCCTTCATCGGGCGAAGAGGTTAAGAAGCATCAGGTAAGCGACGTCGTTGCCTGGGTACTCTCTTTTCCCGAAGGTACGCGGTTCTCGGTTTACACACCTGTAGTGCTTCCAGAAGGACGCTCGATGAAAGAGCAGCTCGAAATTCTACAGAAAGAGGGTTATACTCGTCTTGAGATTGATGAAAATGTGTACCGCATTCCAGAAGTTATGGCTGATGAGGTATTATTAAAATCAGAAGCAATCCAGCTGCTTATCGACCGCCTTACCGTAGCTGCAGATAAACCCTTCAAGAATCGGTTGGGCGATTCGGTTGAAACAGCCTTTTTTGAAGGTCATGGGAGCTGCCTGGTGAAAATGTATGCTGAAGAAGGCATTCAAACAAAGGAGTTTTCCCGTAAGTTTGAAGCGGACGGAATTATTTTCGAAGAACCCACTGATATGATGTTCAGCTTTAACAACCCTTTGGGAGCCTGTCCGGTTTGTGAAGGATTCGGAAAGATCATGGGCATCGACGAAGATTTGGTCGTACCAGACAAAAGCCGTTCGCTTTACGAAGGGGCAGTGATGTGCTGGAAAGGAGAGAAAATGGGAGAGTGGCTTACAGCCTTTATCAATGATAGTGCAAAATATAATTTTCCTATTCATCGGCCCTATTACGAACTGTCCGAAAAGGAACACGATCTGCTTTGGCATGGAGCAAGAGGGGTTCACGGTATTGATGACTTTTTCTCTTTTGTTGAAGAGAATTTATATAAAATACAGTATCGTGTTATGCATGCACGCTACCGTGGTAAAACAACCTGTCCGTCTTGCAAAGGAGCCCGCCTTAAACCGCAGGCTTTATATGTGCAGGTAGGAGGTAAAAACATATCTCAGATTGTATGCCTACCCATTAATGAAGCGAAATCCTTCTTTGATAACCTTGTTCTCGACGAAACCGATGTAGCTGTTTCTAAACGTCTGCTCACTGAAATAGATAGCCGTTTACAGTTTCTGCTTGATGTGGGACTGGGCTATCTCACCCTCGATCGTCTTTCAAACTCACTTTCGGGAGGAGAAAGCCAGCGGATTAACCTCGCTACTTCTTTGGGAAGTAGTCTGGTGGGATCACTTTATATTTTGGATGAACCCAGCATTGGGCTTCATTCGCGTGATACAGATTTACTTATCAAGGTGCTCCGTCAGTTAGAAGAACTTGGTAACACGGTGGTAATTGTGGAACACGACGAAGAAATTATCAGGGCGGCCGACTATATCATTGATATTGGTCCCAAAGCCGGACGTTTGGGTGGCGAAGTCGTATATCAAGGAGATATCTCCAATCTGCAGCTTAATAGTAACAGTTATACGGTACGTTACCTTACCGGCGAAGACCGCCTGGAACTACCTCCCTTCCGACGTAAATGGAACAATTTTATTGAAATAAAAGGAGCTCGCCTCCACAACCTTAAGGGCGTGGATGTTAAGTTTCCTCTCAATGTAATGACCGTAGTGACAGGAGTAAGCGGATCGGGAAAAAGCTCGTTGGTACGCGATATCTTTTATGAAGGAGTTAAGCATTATCTTGACGATGCTCCACTGGGAGTTCCGTGTGTATCTTTGACAGGAGATCTTAAGCTGGTAAAAGCCATTGAGTTTGTGGATCAGAACTCTATAGGGAAAAGCTCGCGGTCCAATCCCGTTACCTATATTGGTGCTTACGACGAGATTCGAAAGCTGTTTGCAGAACAACCCCTTGCCCGTCAACTTAACTTTACCCCCGCCTTTTTCTCTTTTAACAAAGAAGGTGGACGCTGCGAAGAATGTAAGGGTGAAGGTAAAATAACGGTAGAGATGCAGTTCATGGCCGACATCACTTTAGAGTGCGAAGAATGTAAAGGCAAACGCTTCAAAGCCGACTTGCTTGATGTGGAATATCGGGGAAATAATATCTATCAGGTTTTGGAAATGACTGTAGATCAGGCTATCGAATTCTTTGAATCCGATCCACAGTCTGACGCAAAGAAAGTCATAAAGAAGCTCAAACCCCTGCAAGACGTTGGATTGGGTTACATCAAACTAGGACAAGCCTCGTCCACCCTTTCGGGAGGAGAAAACCAGCGAGTGAAGCTTGCTTATTATTTAAGTCAGGAGTCAAAGTTAGCGACGCTGTTTGTGTTCGACGAACCCACAACCGGACTCCACTTCCATGATATTAAAACTCTGTTAAAAGCCTTCAATGCACTGATCGAAAACGGTCACACAGTAATCATCATTGAACATAACATGGATGTTATCAAATGCGCCGATTACCTGATAGACTTGGGGCCGGAAGGAGGTAAAGAAGGCGGCAAACTTGTTTGCGCCGGAACTCCCGAAGAAGTAGCTGCCTGCGAAACATCTTATACAGGTATCTATTTGAAAGAAAAACTAAAACAATAA
- a CDS encoding family 10 glycosylhydrolase, protein MYSNSLRLFIFVLLCAATACSTVKQTPKLTETRELKREFRGAWIQTVHQGEYKNMTTAELQKDLIRKLDQLQSCGINAVVFQVRPEADAWYPSKLEPWSRFLTGEQGVAPDPIWDPMAFLIEACHKRNMEFHAWLNPYRVSTSGNTAFAPNHIYNQHPEWFVTYNKMILFDPGLPQSRAFICKVVQDIVSRYDVDAIHMDDYFYPYPVAGLPFPDDASFETYGLSKGYKNSQRNDWRRENVNLLVKDIKNTIVRTKPWVRFGISPFGIYRNKKNTPDGSGSNTNGLQNYDDLYADITLWVKQGWIDYNIPQIYWEIGNKAADYITLIEWWDKNANGGHLYVGQDVARTMKKDELDKKMKYVRTLPHIQGNCFWPANEILWNTEGVANQLKADYHRYPSLIPAYTHMHNRSPKEVGKLKTEWTKKGYMLRWQAKQDEMNPELARYFVVYRFEKNEQADINNPAKIVTITMDTSILLPYEKGNDKFKYVVTAVDRFHNESKKGKTKKVKL, encoded by the coding sequence ATGTACTCAAATTCTCTACGACTATTTATTTTTGTGCTGTTGTGTGCTGCTACCGCGTGCTCTACCGTCAAACAAACGCCTAAACTGACTGAAACCCGAGAGTTAAAACGTGAATTCAGGGGTGCCTGGATACAAACTGTTCATCAGGGTGAATATAAAAATATGACTACTGCCGAGCTACAAAAGGATTTAATCCGTAAATTAGATCAGCTACAGTCTTGCGGAATAAATGCAGTTGTTTTCCAGGTCCGTCCCGAAGCGGATGCCTGGTATCCATCCAAGCTTGAACCGTGGAGTCGTTTCCTTACCGGAGAACAGGGAGTTGCTCCTGATCCAATCTGGGACCCAATGGCTTTCCTTATTGAAGCTTGCCACAAACGAAACATGGAGTTTCATGCATGGCTTAATCCGTACCGCGTAAGTACTTCAGGAAATACGGCATTTGCACCTAATCATATTTACAACCAACATCCGGAATGGTTTGTTACCTACAACAAGATGATTCTTTTTGACCCGGGTTTACCTCAAAGCAGGGCATTTATATGCAAAGTAGTACAGGATATTGTTTCTCGTTACGATGTGGATGCCATTCACATGGACGATTATTTTTATCCTTATCCTGTGGCTGGGTTGCCTTTTCCAGACGATGCCAGCTTCGAGACCTACGGTCTGAGCAAAGGTTATAAGAATAGTCAGCGGAACGACTGGCGGCGTGAGAATGTAAATCTGCTGGTAAAAGATATAAAAAACACCATCGTCAGGACTAAACCTTGGGTCCGGTTCGGTATCAGTCCGTTTGGTATTTACCGCAACAAGAAAAATACGCCGGACGGCTCAGGCAGCAACACGAATGGTTTGCAGAACTACGATGATCTTTATGCAGACATTACTTTGTGGGTAAAGCAGGGTTGGATTGATTATAACATTCCCCAGATTTACTGGGAAATTGGAAATAAGGCAGCCGATTACATTACGCTGATTGAATGGTGGGACAAGAATGCCAACGGAGGGCATCTTTATGTTGGTCAGGATGTAGCCCGCACGATGAAGAAAGATGAACTGGATAAAAAAATGAAATACGTCCGTACTTTGCCTCATATTCAAGGGAATTGTTTTTGGCCGGCCAATGAGATTCTATGGAATACCGAAGGTGTTGCCAATCAATTGAAAGCAGATTATCATCGCTATCCATCGCTTATTCCGGCCTATACCCATATGCATAACAGATCCCCTAAAGAGGTTGGTAAATTGAAAACGGAGTGGACAAAAAAAGGATATATGCTTCGCTGGCAAGCGAAACAAGATGAAATGAACCCAGAGCTTGCCCGCTACTTTGTAGTGTATCGTTTTGAAAAAAATGAGCAGGCGGACATCAATAACCCTGCTAAGATTGTTACTATTACAATGGATACGTCCATTTTGCTTCCTTACGAAAAAGGAAATGACAAGTTTAAGTATGTGGTAACAGCGGTTGACCGCTTTCATAACGAAAGTAAAAAAGGTAAAACAAAGAAGGTAAAACTATAA
- a CDS encoding clostripain-related cysteine peptidase — MNKFQRIITGLLFCFPLFWGCTNDVPDPVAPTRTVLIYMAADNSLSSYSYKNIESIVQGTTKAALNGGNLVVYVDAADAAPQLLQIKVKSDGSIQKLAIKDYAEQNSADPLVMRSIFDEVRTSFPADSYGLVLWSHGTAWLPYNVQPMLRSFGQDESNWMEIDELAEALPDHVFDFIMFDACYMASTEVAYALRDKADYILASPTEVLGEGFPYKLIIGNFFTETADLQQIAETFYNYYNQQTGLYQSASVSLIATEQLDNLAAICREIVIGKENAIVALPIQELQQLEYLGYTYHALYDFDDFISRLATEAQYTNYLSILNKVVLYKQTTPNATYAKGQLVINQFSGLSIYVPQNGLATLNDWYKGMAWYKIVYQ; from the coding sequence ATGAATAAGTTTCAGCGAATTATTACAGGGTTGTTGTTCTGTTTCCCTTTGTTTTGGGGTTGTACGAATGATGTGCCAGATCCGGTCGCACCAACAAGGACTGTGCTTATTTATATGGCTGCAGATAATTCGCTGAGTTCGTATTCATATAAAAATATAGAATCGATTGTACAGGGTACTACCAAAGCGGCTCTTAACGGAGGCAATCTGGTGGTCTATGTGGATGCCGCCGATGCAGCCCCTCAACTATTGCAAATTAAAGTGAAAAGCGATGGTTCAATACAAAAGTTGGCAATAAAGGATTACGCAGAACAAAACTCGGCCGATCCGTTGGTAATGCGCAGTATATTTGATGAGGTGCGAACATCCTTTCCGGCCGACAGCTATGGCTTGGTGTTATGGAGCCACGGAACTGCATGGCTTCCATACAACGTACAACCAATGCTCCGCTCGTTTGGTCAGGACGAAAGTAATTGGATGGAGATTGATGAGCTGGCGGAAGCGCTGCCCGATCATGTATTTGATTTTATTATGTTTGATGCCTGCTATATGGCCAGCACCGAAGTAGCTTATGCTTTGCGGGACAAAGCAGATTATATTCTGGCATCCCCCACAGAAGTGCTTGGTGAAGGGTTTCCCTATAAACTGATTATTGGAAATTTCTTTACCGAAACAGCAGATCTTCAACAAATAGCGGAAACGTTTTATAATTATTACAACCAACAAACCGGTTTGTATCAATCTGCGTCAGTTTCACTGATTGCCACAGAGCAACTCGATAATCTGGCCGCTATCTGCCGTGAGATTGTTATTGGCAAAGAAAATGCAATTGTGGCTTTGCCTATACAGGAGTTGCAACAACTTGAATATCTTGGGTACACTTATCATGCTTTATACGATTTTGACGACTTTATTAGCCGTCTTGCTACCGAGGCACAGTATACCAACTATCTTTCTATCCTGAATAAAGTAGTTCTATATAAGCAAACAACGCCAAATGCAACCTACGCCAAAGGACAACTTGTTATCAATCAGTTTTCAGGTTTATCCATTTATGTTCCTCAGAACGGTCTTGCTACGCTGAATGATTGGTATAAGGGCATGGCCTGGTACAAAATTGTTTACCAGTAA
- a CDS encoding chromate transporter has translation MIFLQLFYTYLKIGLFGFGGGYAMLSLIQDEVVVKYGWVTSQEFTDIVAISQMTPGPIGINSATYIGYTAVLNAGYSPEISILGSVLATTAVCLPSFILVLIISYFFARFRNNKYVEAAFVGLRPATVGLIAAAALMLINTENFIDYKSILIFGAAFLLTWKYKIHPMLTIALAGVAGILLYW, from the coding sequence ATGATATTCTTGCAACTATTCTATACATACCTGAAGATTGGCCTTTTTGGTTTTGGGGGAGGCTATGCCATGCTCTCACTTATACAGGATGAGGTAGTCGTTAAGTACGGATGGGTAACTAGTCAGGAATTCACAGATATCGTGGCAATTTCTCAAATGACACCTGGTCCCATTGGAATAAACAGTGCAACCTATATAGGTTACACGGCCGTTCTTAATGCAGGTTACTCTCCCGAAATAAGTATTTTGGGTTCTGTTTTGGCTACAACTGCAGTTTGTCTGCCTTCATTTATATTGGTGCTGATTATTTCCTACTTTTTCGCCCGTTTTAGAAATAACAAATATGTTGAAGCTGCATTCGTAGGCCTTAGACCTGCAACTGTAGGATTGATCGCAGCGGCAGCATTGATGCTTATCAATACTGAAAACTTTATCGATTATAAAAGTATATTGATTTTTGGTGCTGCTTTTTTGCTTACATGGAAATATAAAATACATCCCATGCTTACGATAGCCCTTGCAGGTGTTGCCGGAATACTCCTTTACTGGTAA
- a CDS encoding chromate transporter yields MYWTLFVTFVRIGAFTIGGGYAMLPLIQREVVDRGWMTKEEFIDLFAVAQSLPGVFAVNISIFVGYRLKKLTGSLVCALGTILPSFLIILAIALFFTQIKDNEWVEKAFKGLRPAVVALIAVPVITTARSLHLRGLIWFIPLSVALMIWLLSVSPVYVIIAAAVGGLFYRIILKRR; encoded by the coding sequence ATGTATTGGACACTTTTTGTAACATTTGTCCGGATCGGAGCATTTACAATAGGAGGTGGTTATGCCATGCTGCCTTTGATCCAGCGCGAAGTGGTAGATAGGGGGTGGATGACCAAAGAAGAGTTTATCGATCTTTTTGCGGTCGCCCAATCGCTACCTGGCGTATTCGCTGTAAATATATCAATCTTTGTCGGTTACCGCTTAAAGAAACTAACAGGAAGTCTTGTTTGTGCGTTGGGTACCATCCTACCATCCTTTTTGATTATTCTGGCGATCGCCCTTTTTTTTACGCAGATTAAGGATAATGAATGGGTGGAGAAAGCATTTAAAGGATTACGTCCGGCCGTGGTAGCCCTTATTGCAGTTCCGGTAATAACAACCGCCCGTTCACTCCATTTGCGGGGACTTATTTGGTTTATACCCCTTAGCGTGGCTTTAATGATCTGGCTACTTAGCGTTTCACCTGTCTATGTTATTATTGCTGCTGCTGTGGGAGGGTTATTTTACCGTATTATCTTAAAAAGACGTTGA